A genomic stretch from Ignavibacteria bacterium includes:
- a CDS encoding aromatic amino acid lyase, translating to MSIILTGSALTAEKLVSIARLGEKVELHSDALNRIKVCRAMLEEKIAAREIMYGVNTGIGEFSEIVLTDEQVKDFQKYLIYNHAAGIGDPTPIEYVRGAMAGRINVHAKGHSGCRPEITFTLVEMLNKGVTPVVCQKGSVGACGDLAPMSQIALLMMGEGEAFYKGERLIGKAAFEKAGIKIPGLQARDGLAVINGSNLLTAMSAIHLYDINRWLKQAEISAAMTLEALMANLKPYDLRLHQLRGFSGAVRSANAIMKCINGSDLQTGKIKTKVQDAYSMRSTPQVIGAAHDAVRWAKEQVETELNGVGDNPIFLPDDRLTLTGANFQGTPVSLPMDSVGAAVTMVSVLSERRLNRLLNPALSVGLPEFLTKGAGMFSGLMLSQYTADSLIVEQRILSAPASIQSIPAAADQEDFVSMGMNTAIKNGQILDNAYGVLGIEFMAAAQALDFREFKHGDGVETARKVIRKHVEHLDVDRPLYPDHTKMKQVVKSCEILDAVEKSVGSLG from the coding sequence ATGTCAATTATTTTAACAGGTTCAGCATTAACAGCAGAAAAACTTGTAAGCATCGCAAGACTTGGCGAGAAAGTTGAGCTACACAGCGATGCATTAAATAGAATAAAAGTCTGCCGCGCAATGCTCGAAGAAAAAATTGCCGCACGCGAAATTATGTACGGCGTTAATACAGGTATTGGAGAATTTTCTGAAATTGTTCTCACTGATGAACAAGTCAAAGATTTTCAAAAGTATCTTATATACAATCATGCGGCGGGAATTGGAGATCCTACCCCTATCGAATACGTTCGCGGTGCAATGGCTGGAAGAATTAATGTTCATGCAAAAGGACACTCAGGCTGCCGCCCGGAAATTACATTTACTCTCGTCGAGATGTTAAACAAAGGCGTGACGCCAGTTGTTTGCCAAAAAGGTTCTGTCGGTGCATGCGGCGATTTGGCTCCAATGTCACAAATCGCATTATTGATGATGGGAGAAGGAGAGGCGTTTTACAAAGGTGAAAGACTCATAGGCAAAGCTGCTTTTGAAAAAGCGGGAATAAAAATTCCAGGACTTCAAGCTCGCGATGGACTTGCAGTGATCAACGGGTCAAATCTTCTGACAGCAATGAGTGCAATCCATTTGTATGATATAAATCGCTGGTTGAAGCAAGCAGAAATTTCAGCGGCAATGACGCTCGAAGCATTAATGGCGAACTTAAAACCATACGATTTGCGACTGCATCAACTGCGTGGATTTTCCGGTGCAGTTAGAAGTGCAAATGCAATTATGAAATGTATCAATGGAAGCGATCTCCAAACAGGAAAGATAAAAACAAAAGTCCAGGATGCTTACTCCATGCGTTCAACTCCACAAGTGATTGGAGCGGCTCACGATGCAGTCCGCTGGGCAAAAGAGCAAGTAGAAACTGAACTGAATGGAGTTGGCGATAATCCCATTTTCCTGCCTGATGATAGGCTGACTTTAACCGGAGCGAATTTTCAAGGAACACCTGTTTCGCTTCCGATGGATTCTGTCGGTGCTGCGGTTACAATGGTAAGCGTTCTTTCGGAAAGAAGATTAAATCGATTGCTCAATCCTGCATTGAGCGTCGGGCTTCCAGAATTTCTCACAAAAGGTGCGGGAATGTTTTCTGGATTGATGCTGAGCCAGTACACTGCCGACAGCTTGATAGTTGAACAAAGAATTTTATCAGCACCTGCGTCGATTCAATCGATTCCGGCTGCTGCGGATCAAGAAGATTTTGTTTCGATGGGAATGAACACAGCAATTAAAAATGGACAAATCCTCGATAATGCTTATGGAGTTTTAGGAATAGAGTTTATGGCTGCAGCACAAGCACTTGATTTCCGAGAGTTCAAACATGGTGATGGAGTTGAAACTGCCCGAAAAGTGATCCGAAAGCATGTTGAACATTTGGACGTTGACCGACCGCTTTATCCCGATCATACAAAAATGAAGCAAGTCGTTAAGTCATGCGAAATTCTTGATGCTGTCGAAAAGTCAGTTGGAAGTTTGGGGTAA
- the hflX gene encoding GTPase HflX, whose product MLEIRSNQLEKVVLVGAILPGTSRATVHEHLDELHLLCTTAGAEIEKVFIQDVGRPNAAYLIGKGKAEEIALYAQENKISAIIFDDELSAVQVRNMENLSKCKVLDRSAIILDIFASHAKTREAKTQVELAQYEYFLPRLTRQWTHLSKQYGGIGTKGPGETQIETDRRIIKTKISSLKQKLDEIDIQRDTQRKQRTDIFKVVLVGYTNVGKSTLLNLLSDADVLVEDKLFATLDSTTRTVRTKSGSTFLLSDTVGFIRKLPPNLIASFRSTLREIVDADLILHVVDSSHHNFQEQINVVNETLEEIHADKNKVQIVFNKIDLLDDTSQINKLNNLYPGCVFVSAERGVNITQLFEKIESSMNSNIVKGDVEIDFTQSRVLSSIHDLSENVETKYFEDKIAVSFTAKQVNYKKILKLISKV is encoded by the coding sequence TTGCTCGAGATTAGGTCAAATCAATTAGAAAAAGTCGTTCTTGTCGGTGCAATTTTACCGGGAACATCCCGCGCAACTGTTCATGAGCATCTCGATGAATTGCATTTGCTCTGCACAACAGCAGGCGCAGAGATTGAAAAAGTTTTTATACAAGATGTCGGCCGTCCGAATGCGGCATATTTGATTGGTAAAGGAAAAGCAGAAGAAATTGCTCTCTACGCTCAGGAAAATAAAATCAGTGCAATAATTTTTGATGATGAATTAAGTGCTGTTCAAGTTCGAAACATGGAGAATCTATCTAAATGCAAAGTGCTTGACCGAAGTGCGATTATATTAGATATTTTTGCATCTCATGCAAAAACACGAGAAGCAAAAACCCAAGTCGAGTTAGCACAATACGAATATTTTCTTCCTCGTTTGACGCGGCAATGGACGCACTTATCAAAACAATACGGCGGAATCGGGACAAAAGGACCAGGCGAAACGCAGATTGAAACTGATAGAAGAATTATCAAAACAAAAATCTCATCATTAAAACAAAAACTCGATGAAATAGATATCCAGCGCGATACACAAAGAAAACAACGTACTGATATTTTCAAGGTTGTACTGGTTGGCTATACGAATGTCGGCAAATCTACTTTGCTTAATCTATTGTCGGATGCGGATGTTTTAGTGGAAGATAAACTGTTTGCCACACTCGATTCAACTACACGGACAGTTCGGACAAAATCCGGTTCAACTTTCTTGCTTTCAGATACTGTGGGATTTATCAGAAAGCTTCCGCCTAACTTAATCGCATCATTCAGAAGTACGCTGAGAGAAATCGTTGACGCTGATCTAATTCTGCATGTAGTTGATTCCAGTCATCATAACTTTCAGGAGCAGATAAATGTCGTCAATGAAACTCTTGAAGAAATTCATGCCGATAAAAATAAAGTTCAGATTGTGTTTAACAAAATCGATTTACTGGATGATACATCTCAAATAAATAAATTAAATAATTTATATCCTGGTTGTGTTTTCGTTTCTGCAGAAAGGGGAGTGAACATTACTCAGCTTTTTGAAAAGATCGAAAGTTCGATGAACAGTAATATAGTTAAAGGAGATGTTGAGATAGATTTCACACAATCAAGGGTGCTTTCTTCGATTCACGATTTAAGCGAGAACGTCGAAACAAAATATTTTGAAGATAAAATAGCCGTTTCCTTCACAGCGAAACAAGTAAACTATAAAAAGATATTAAAGTTAATTTCAAAGGTTTGA
- a CDS encoding T9SS type A sorting domain-containing protein, which yields GTIDYGTDTSYSAALYNDQSTYSTLDIRNNVFVNSINKTTSPNISYSIYTRGSINTINNNNYYGSGPQYILGYRSSNRTTLADWRSATGQDGSSVSGDPGFISQNNLKPDVNNSNCWTLNGKGIPISSINSDYDDNPRSTSVSDGATDIGAYEFTPNVSPPTSNASGVPVPNTTTTYTYAGNTLVSIDWGETGTVPNEVDVKYYPGTNPPPPLTGNYSNAYWDINGTGGTGFTYDITLHYTPAVIGTIGSENDIIIAKRDGGVWTPYSNAVVNTSNKTVTLTGLTSFSQFALTDVNSPLPIQLSAFYVEVKGRDVILNWETKTEIMSNHFEIERYKVKGKDEQKKEWEKIASINAHGNSNSPKNYSFNDKKLGSGKYFYRLKMIDTDGSFTYSNEVEAEISLPTEFTLMQNYPNPFNPSTVISYQLPAASHVTLKVYDVLGREVVSLVNEQKDAGAYEINYDASKLSSGIYIYKLNAGNYSAIKKMMIVK from the coding sequence GGAACGATAGATTATGGAACTGATACATCATATTCTGCAGCTCTATATAACGATCAAAGCACTTATTCCACTCTAGACATTAGGAATAACGTTTTTGTTAATTCAATTAATAAAACTACTTCGCCAAATATATCTTATTCAATCTATACCAGAGGTTCAATAAATACAATAAATAATAACAATTATTATGGTTCAGGTCCGCAATATATATTAGGATATCGTTCTTCTAACAGAACTACACTCGCTGACTGGCGTTCAGCAACCGGACAGGATGGCTCATCAGTTTCAGGAGACCCCGGGTTTATTTCACAAAATAACTTGAAACCCGACGTTAATAATTCAAATTGCTGGACTTTAAATGGAAAAGGCATTCCAATTTCATCAATCAATTCTGATTATGACGACAATCCAAGAAGCACTTCTGTTTCAGATGGGGCAACAGATATTGGTGCTTATGAATTCACTCCTAATGTATCTCCGCCAACTTCCAACGCCTCCGGTGTCCCAGTACCTAATACAACAACCACCTATACTTATGCAGGAAATACACTTGTATCAATAGATTGGGGTGAAACCGGCACTGTTCCAAATGAAGTAGATGTTAAGTATTATCCGGGTACTAATCCTCCTCCTCCCTTAACCGGAAACTACAGCAATGCGTATTGGGATATAAATGGAACCGGCGGAACGGGTTTTACTTACGATATTACATTGCACTATACGCCGGCGGTGATAGGTACAATCGGCTCGGAAAATGATATAATTATTGCCAAAAGAGACGGAGGCGTGTGGACACCATATTCTAACGCTGTTGTAAATACATCTAATAAAACCGTTACTTTAACTGGTCTAACTTCATTTTCACAATTCGCCCTTACTGATGTTAATTCGCCCCTTCCTATTCAGCTATCAGCTTTTTATGTTGAGGTTAAAGGTCGTGATGTAATTCTAAACTGGGAGACAAAAACTGAGATAATGTCCAATCATTTCGAAATTGAAAGATATAAAGTTAAGGGTAAAGATGAACAAAAAAAGGAGTGGGAAAAGATAGCATCTATTAATGCACACGGCAACAGTAATTCACCTAAAAATTATTCTTTTAATGATAAAAAGCTTGGAAGCGGCAAATATTTTTATCGCTTAAAAATGATTGATACCGATGGCTCTTTTACCTACAGTAATGAAGTTGAAGCTGAAATATCTTTACCGACTGAATTTACTTTGATGCAAAATTATCCGAATCCCTTTAATCCGAGTACAGTTATAAGCTATCAGCTTCCAGCAGCGAGTCATGTAACTCTCAAAGTTTATGACGTTCTTGGGAGAGAAGTCGTTTCGCTAGTCAATGAACAGAAGGATGCCGGTGCTTATGAAATTAATTATGATGCTTCAAAACTTTCGAGTGGGATTTATATTTACAAGCTTAATGCAGGAAATTATTCCGCTATAAAAAAGATGATGATTGTGAAGTAA